One region of Ornithorhynchus anatinus isolate Pmale09 chromosome X5, mOrnAna1.pri.v4, whole genome shotgun sequence genomic DNA includes:
- the LOC103166389 gene encoding RLA class II histocompatibility antigen, DP alpha-1 chain-like isoform X1, with amino-acid sequence MHLKIPLMLGTLFFVILLLPEKGGTPRDNLQMIVFSDKSKELDQSDNQIYSTANYSPILNITWPREREPVVEGVLESNLLPWFHHPFCKFYELVIGSSINDSFNSKVDHLGLKKTLLVHWESSALIQILEATEILVYALGVIMLLWNFILIIMFFKRSMFSTRVPMP; translated from the exons ATGCATCTGAAAATACCTCTGATGCTGGGTACTCTCTTCTTCGTGATTCTTCTGCTCCCTGAGAAAGGTGGGACTCCCAGAG ATAATCTCCAGATGATTGTGTTCTCTGACAAATCCAAGGAGCTGGACCAATCTGACAACCAGATCTATTCTACTGCCAACTATTCCCCGATTCTCAACATCACATGGCCGCGCGAGAGGGAGCCAGTGGTCGAAGGTGTGTTGGAGTCCAACCTCCTGCCTTGGTTTCACCATCCTTTCTGCAAGTTTTATGAACTCGTCATCGGCTCCTCCATCAATGACTCTTTCAACAGTAAAGTGGACCACTTGGGGCTGAAGAAGACTCTCCTCGTGCACTGGG AGTCCAGTGCACTTATCCAAATATTGGAAGCCACAGAAATCCTGGTCTATGCCCTAGGGGTGATCATGCTGCTTTGGAACTTCATTCTGATCATCATGT
- the LOC103166389 gene encoding RLA class II histocompatibility antigen, DP alpha-1 chain-like isoform X2 codes for MHLKIPLMLGTLFFVILLLPEKDNLQMIVFSDKSKELDQSDNQIYSTANYSPILNITWPREREPVVEGVLESNLLPWFHHPFCKFYELVIGSSINDSFNSKVDHLGLKKTLLVHWESSALIQILEATEILVYALGVIMLLWNFILIIMFFKRSMFSTRVPMP; via the exons ATGCATCTGAAAATACCTCTGATGCTGGGTACTCTCTTCTTCGTGATTCTTCTGCTCCCTGAGAAAG ATAATCTCCAGATGATTGTGTTCTCTGACAAATCCAAGGAGCTGGACCAATCTGACAACCAGATCTATTCTACTGCCAACTATTCCCCGATTCTCAACATCACATGGCCGCGCGAGAGGGAGCCAGTGGTCGAAGGTGTGTTGGAGTCCAACCTCCTGCCTTGGTTTCACCATCCTTTCTGCAAGTTTTATGAACTCGTCATCGGCTCCTCCATCAATGACTCTTTCAACAGTAAAGTGGACCACTTGGGGCTGAAGAAGACTCTCCTCGTGCACTGGG AGTCCAGTGCACTTATCCAAATATTGGAAGCCACAGAAATCCTGGTCTATGCCCTAGGGGTGATCATGCTGCTTTGGAACTTCATTCTGATCATCATGT